CTGGTCGACTACGAGTACCGCCTGCAAGACTACGTGCAGCGCCTCGACGACGAGGTGTACGTCAACCTCAACCTCGACCAGCGCTACGCCGCCGACCGCCTCGACCCCACCAAGCGCACCCTGCCCCGCACCAACGACTACCACCACGTCACGCGCACCCGCACCGAGTTTGAAGTGCCCACCGGCTACGAGGTAACCTACCTGCCCGCCAACGCCACAGGCCAGGCCGAGGTACTGGGCTTTTCCATCCGCTACGAGCGCAAAGGCAATAAAATCATCCAGGAAAAAGAAGTGTACGTGAACTACCTGCTGCTGGAGCCAACCCAGTTTGGGCAGTGGAACACCGTGGTGGACAAGCTCAACAACGCCTACCGCGACGCCCTTATCCTGAAGCGCAAATAGCTTCTAGAGCCAGCCTCTTGCGCAGCTAAGCCGCAGCATGCATGAGCTACCCCCAAATTGCCAGGCTTGGGCCAACAGACGCCAAGGGAGGCTTGACATGACACTTAAGATTCTTGCCTCTGTGCGCCAGGTGCTTGCCGGCGGCGCGGCCGCTTCCTAACAATTTAGCCTCCATTCAAAACGTATGCTTTCTTTTTACAGAATCTCTTTTGTGAAAATGGTACGCAGGCTGCCAGCTTGGCTAATACTGGCCGGGCTGCTGCTGTTGGCGCCTGCTGCGGCGCTTCGGGCCCAGTCGGTGCCCACCACGCTCACGCACGCGAAGTACACCTGGGAGGCCAAGCGCAAGCCCCTGCCCATTACGCCCACCGAGGCCCAGCAACCCGCCGTGGTGCTGCGCGACTTCCGGGTGGAGGAGTTTGCTCCGGATGCCCGGCAGGAGCTGCGGCTGTATTCGGTGGACCACCGCATCGTGCGCGTCAACACCTCCGACGGCATTGAGCGCTTCAACAAGATTTACTTGCCCGTGCAGGATGGGAGCCGCATTGTGTCGCTGAAAGCCCGCACCATCAGTCCTCGCGGCGAGATAGTGGAGGTGGCCGAAAGCAACATGAAGGAGCTGAAGGACGAGGACGGCAGCCGGGGCTTCAAGGTGTTTGCCGTGGAAGGCGTGGAGAAAGGCAGCGAAATCGAGTACTTCTTTACCCGCGAGCGGCCCTTAGCCTACTTTGGGCGCGTGCCCTTGCAAAGCGAGGTGCCCACCCGCGAGGTGCACGTGGAGCTGATTTCGCCCGAGGCCCTCACGTTTGAAGTGCGCCGCTACCCCGGCGGCCTGCTGCGCGACACCGTGCTGCAAGGCAAGCGCCTGATTCGCTTCAACCTGCGCAACCTGCCCGCTCTGCGCGAAGAGGGTTTTGCCCAGGCCAACGCCCAGCGGCAGCGCCTGGAGTATAAGCTGGCCTACAGCACCGCCCGCGGCCGCACCCGCCTGTTTACCTGGGCCGACGCCAGCCAGTTTCTCTACGGCCGGGTGTACAACTGGGACAAAGACGAGCTGAAGGCCGCCGACAAGCTGCTAAAGCAGATGAGCCTGCCCGCCGACCAGCCCCTGCCCGCGCTGGAAAACTACCTCAAAACTAAATTCCGGCTGGACGAAAGCAGTGAGGAGAACCTGGTTCGGGTACTGGCCACGCGCACGGCTTCCGAAATGGGATTTGCCCGCCTGTTTGCGGCGCTGATGCATCGGCTCAACATCGCCCACGAGTTGGTGCTCACCAACAACCGCAGCGAGGCGGCCTTCGATGATTCCTTCGACACCTGGAATTACCTCGACCACCCGGTTTTTTACTTCCCGGCAACCAAGCAGTGGCTGGCCCCCGGCCGCCCCGACTACCGCCTGCCTATGATTCCGGCCGAGTGGACGGCCAACAAAGGCCTGTTTGTGCGCCGCGTGCGGCTGGGTAACACCGAGTCGGCGGTAGGCAAAATCGGTGACATCCCCACCCTGACGGCCGACCAAAGCCCCAGCGACCTGGACATTGCCGTGCAGTTCGCCCCTGCCCTCGACAAAACCACCATTACTATTCGGGAAACGCTGGGCGGCTACCACGCCCAGGAGATTCAGCCCTTCTTCGCCCTCATTCCCGACGACAAGCGGCCGGAGATACTGCAAAACCTGATTAAAAGCAGCGTGCCCGATGCTACGTTCCTGAAGCTGGACGCCACCAATACGGAGTCGGGCCTGAACCCACTGGAGAAGCCCTTCATCGTGGATGCTACCGTGGAGTCGGCGGCGTTGCTGGACCGGGCCGGCCCCAAGTACCTGTTCAAGATTGGCACCCTGCTGGGGCCACAAGCCGAGCTGTACCAGAATGAAGAGCGGCAGTTTGACATCGAAAACGAGTACAACCGCCGCTACAACCGCACCATCACCTTCGAGGTGCCGGCCGGCTACCGGGTGCGCAACCTGCAAGACTTGAACGTGGACGTGAAGGCCGGCCCCACGGCCGCGGGCCCCGAGTTCCTGTTCCAGTCCAGCTATGAGCAGCAAGGCCAGAAGGTCACGGTTACCATCCGTGAGTATTACCGGCAGGTGCGCTGGCCCAAGTCCGACTTCGAAGCCTTCCGCGGGGTGGTAAATGCCGCCGCCAATTTCAACAAAGTGGTGCTGGTGCTGGAAAAGAAAAGCTGAGTTACTGCCGGCAACGTCTCGGAGCAAGGCAGCAGCGTGGAGAAGCCGGGAGTTGGTGTCGAGCCAAACCAGACAATTTTCGTTCATTGCGCCCCCAAGTCAACTGCCCGCCATGAACCCCGAAGCCCTTTCCGCCCCCGCCGACACGCCCCGCATGGCCGAGTTTCGGCGTGCCATCAGCAACCCGCTGAAGCTGCGGCTTTTTATGCTGCGCCGCTTGCCCATGGCCTATCTGGCGGGGTTGCGGGTGGCGGCCTTCACCCCGGAGCAGGCCACCGTAACGGTGCCGTTCAAGTACCTCACCCAGAACCCGTTTCGCAGCATCTACTTTGCCTGCCTGAGCATGGCCGCCGAAATGAGCAGCGGCCTGCTGGCCATGATGCACGTGCAAAGCGGCTCGCCGGTGTCCATGCTCGTGGTGAGCCTGGAAGCCCAGTTCACCAAGAAAGCCGTGGGCCTCATCCGCTTCACCAGCCACGACGGGGCCGCCATCGGCCAGGCCATTGCCGAAAGCCGCGCCACCGGCGAGGGCCGTACCATCGTAGCCACCAGCACCGGCCTCGACGAAGCCGGCGACACCGTAGCCGTATTCCGCGTCACGTGGTCGTTCCGGGCGAAAAGGTCGTAGGGCCTCACCCCCCGGCCCCCTCTCCCGCGGAGAGGGGGAGCCAGCTCCGCATCGTTCTGCGCCGCCCTGTCGGCTCCCGCCTCCAGAACGGCTACCGGTTTGGTGTAGCATAGTGGCCGCGTAGCGGCTCAAGGATTGTAGAAGCAGCCACACATAGAGAAATGTAGCGTCGCGTAGCGGGGCAAGAAACGTTCGGGCGTCTCTTGCCCCGCTACGCGGCGCTATGCTGTTCTTTCCCCATCTGTCTACAAACCTGTAGGCCGCTAGGCGGCTGTACTGTTTATTACCGTTCACAGTGGTAGCCGTTCTGGAGGCGGGAGCCGACAGGGCGGCGCTGGGCGGAGCGTCAGGCTCCCCCTCTCCGCGGGATACTGCGCATCAAGCAGTTGCGGGGCCGGGGGGTGAGGCCCATTACTCCTCCCGCAGGCTTTCCTTGGTAATTACATCCACTAGGCCATCTTCGCTGACCACGATGGCCATGCAGGGGTAGGGGGAGCTGTCGACGTAGCGGATGGCCGAGTTGTAGCGGGCACCGCGGGTGCTGGTGCCGTGGCCCGAGGCTTTGCCGTCGAGGATGACGCCGATGGAGTAGCAGTAAGAATCGGGGTCGAGCAGCACGGCGCCGTCGATGGCCGTAACCAGGCGGGTGATGAGCGGCGTGAGCGGCACGGGCTCGATGAGGGTGCACTGCAGCTTCAGGCGGTCGGCTTCGGCCAGGGCTTCGGTGGTAATGACCAGCAGGGTGCCGTGCTTCTGGCGGCTGGCTTCTACTACCACGTCCCAGAGGCGCTCTACCTTGGCCGGATCCGTCAGCTGGAAGGTCTGGCGCAGGTCTTTGCGGAAGCGGGTGCGGTTGAGGCGGGTGCGCGGCAGGCTCGGCTGGCCGTAGTGGGCGCGCATCAGCACCTGCCCGCCGTGCTGAAACTCCCAGGCGTAGTGAGTCACGAAGTTGATAACAAACAGGTCTTCGCGCGAGGCGTCGTACTGGCCCACCTGCCGGCCCAGGGCGTACACGTTTTCGCCGTCGGCCAGCAGGCTCACGTCCTGGGTGGTCATTTCCAGCAGCTTGCGCACGGCCCGGTAGTCGGTGAGCGGGGTGGGGCAGGTGAGGGCAAACACCTCGGCCAGGTTGGGGTGGCCGCGGCGGGCCAGCAGCAGCTTGCCCACGCCCTCGGCCCCCTCGTAGCGCAACGACGAAATGGTGTTGCAGGTGGCAAACAGCTTGGCCGTGGCCGGATTCATGCCCAAATCCTGGGCGGGCGTGTCCAGGAACAGCTTGCCGGCGGCCCGAATCAGCTCGTCGGTGTCGCGGGGGCGCACCAGCAGGCCCGAGCCGGGTTCGGGCTCGGTCAAGGACTTCACGCATTCCTCGTGGAAGCGCAGTACGGCGGCCAGCAAGAGGGAGTGAGCCACCGGCCGGCCGTCGGTGTAAAAGCGGTTGGGGTGCAGCGTGGGGTAGCTCAGAAACGCCTTACGGTTGAGCTGCAGCACGGGCACCACAAAGTGCCGGTCGATTTTGATGGGCCAGCCCGCAAACGACAGCCGCTTGTGGCCCCGCTTGTCCAGGCCGTCGAGGGCCTCCTGCACGGCCCGGCGCAGGCCCACGCCGTGCTGCTTGCGGCGCACCATTTCCTCGCTCATCAGCTCCCGCTCCAGGGGCTGCCACGTTTCCGTGAGCTGAAGAAACCGGCCCCGCTCCACTACCTGCTCAAACGAGAGGCCGTCCAGGCCGCAGTCGGTGGGCTCCAGGCAGATGACGGCCGGCTCGGTGGTGTCGTCTTCGGCATCGGCGGGCAGGGCCAGCAGCAGCACGTAGGGGTCGAGGTCTTCGTCGAGCACCTCAAAAATGCCCGAAGCCACGGCCTGAGCCGCCTGCCGAAACCGCGCCTGGTAGGGCCAGATGGTAAACGTGTCGGGCAAGGGCAGGGGAGTACCGAAGCCAACCGGCGGAGCTGAAACAAGAGGTAGCTGAGAAAGCATGAGCGGAAAGGACTAGAATACTGGAATAGCAGAACGGAGTGGCGACAACCGGTCGTCTTACAGGCCGACGAAGCCGCCAGGAAATTACTTTACAGCTCCCCCTAACGAGCCGAAAACCCGGATTCGCATGAGGCTGAGCTACGAGGCTGTTTAAGAAGTCGACAGACCGTCATGCTGAGCCTGTCGAAGCATCTCTACTGCTGGCTAATCTCAATCGTGCAGACGAAGCGGGAGAGATGCTTCGACAGGCTCAGCATGACAATTAGTTTGGCAATGTCAGCACGCGAGATGCTTCAACAAGCGGACGCCAGATGGAGCAGGACGGTCTAGCGACTTCCTCGACAGTTTCTACAACTGGAAGATAACCGGCAAAACCATCTTTTGCTTCATGGCCTGGCCCTGGTACATGGCCGGCTGCCATTTCGGCGCTGATTTCAGCAGCCGGATGGCTTCTTCATCCAAGCCCGAGCCCAGGCGCTTGACGGGTTTGATGTCGGTGAGCGTGCCGTCTTTCTCCACCATAAACTCCATCATCACGCGGCCTTGAATTTTGCGCTGGCGGGCCAGGGCGGGGTAGCGCTGGTTTTGCTGAATCCAGGCAAAAAACGCGTCGGTGCCGCCTACGGGCCGGGCGGGCTGGTCGGGCTTCACCACCTGCGGGCCGCCGGAAGCCGCTGCCGCACCACCCGCCGCCGCCGCCGGCGCGGCTTCGGAGCCGGCCGGAATCTGGAACGTAATGGGCACTGATACCCGCTGGCGCACCACGCCGCCGCGGTGCTGGGCCGGCGTCCAGCGCGGGCCGCCTTTGATGAGGCGGATGGCTTCGGCGTCGAGGGCCAGGGCCACGGGCTGAGCCACCGTCACGCTGGAAATGGCGCCGGTTTTCTCCACCACGAAGCTCACCGTTACCGTGCCCTGCTGCCCGGCCTGCAAGGCAGCAGTGGGGTAGCGCTGCTGGTCGGCAAGGTACTGGGCGTAGGCAGCCAGGCCGCCCACTGGCACGGCAGGCTGCTCCACGGCGTCGTAGATTTCGCCGGCCGCGGCGGGTTTGGGGTACTTGAGCTTCTGCTGGGCCTGCGCGGCGGGAGCGGCCAGGCCCAGGGTCAAACTCAGCGTGGCAAGACGAAGAAAGAAACGCATAGGCAGGAAAGGATGAGCGGGCGAAACGCGGGCTGGCACAACAACCACACCAGCCCGGCAATGGGTTCAGCGGCGCGGGCGAGGCGGCAGAAATCGGTAGTTTTGGCGGTATGGCACCTGACGCATCTTCCTCGGCCCACTTCTCCGGCCGCGCCCCCGAGCCCGTGGGCCTGTACCCCCACGCCCGCCGCGCCGGCAACTTACTGTTTTTGTCCGGCGTGGGGCCGCGCCAGCGCGGCCAGGCCCAGGTGCCCGGCGTGGAGCTGGACGAAGCCGGCCGCGTGGTGCGCTACGACTTTGAAAGCCAGTGCCACGCCGTGTTCCGCAACGTGCGCTACATCCTGGAAGAGGCCGGCGCCCGGTGGGAAGACCTCGTAGATGTTACTGTGTTTCTCACGAATATGCGGGAAGATTTTGCCGTTTACAACCGCCTCTACGCCGACTATTTCCACACCAACCAGCCCTGCCGCACCACCGTCGAAGTCACCCGCCTGCCCACGCCCATTGCCATTGAGCTGAAGTGCGTGGCGGTGGTGAGGTAGGGACTTGGGGTCTTGGGGGCTTAGGGTCTTAGTTAATGTTCGATTAGAACTATCATTCTGAGTGCAGCGAAAGACCTTGCCCGCAGAACGACGCGCGCCAGAACAACCAGTTCAGACATCGAAGCTGTTTAGAAAGTTGATAAAACGTTATGCTGAAACGGTCATGCTGAGCGGAGGCGTAGCCGCAGTCGAAGCATCTCTCCCGCTGGCTAACTCAATCGTGAGGACGAAGCGGGAGAGATGCTTCGGCCAGCTCAGCAGGACGTTCCGGTATGTTTTAAACGACTTCCTAAACTGCTTCATCGATTCGGGCTGATGTGAGAAGGTTCTTAACTGAACTAACCTTTGGCTCAGCTACTGTTGGACGCCAGGGAACGGTAGCGGAGAATACCCACATTGCCACATTCCTCATATTTCCACATTTCCCACATTTCCCACATTTCCATATCCTCCGTGCCCATTTCCCCCGAATACCGCCCCCTGACTGTGCTACCCGCTGAGCTGTTCCAGGCCAACCTAGCCCACCACGAGGAGCAGGAAAAGCAGCAGGCGCGGCGGCATCAGGTGGTGGCGCTGGTGCGGCTGGCCGTGTTTGGGGGTGGGGTGGCGGGAGCGTGGGCCTTGTTTGCGGACGGGCAGCCGGGAGCGGCGCTGGGCGTGGTGCTGGGGGTGTACCTGGTGTTTCTGGGGCTGATGCGCTGGCACGCGGCCGTGAGCTACCGGCGCCGGCATCATGGCCTGCTGGCCCAGCTCAACCACGACGAGCTGGCCCGCCTCGCCGGCCGCCTCAGTGGCTTCGACCCCGGCCTGCGCTACCTCACCCCCGACCACCCCTACGCCGCCGACCTCGACGTGTTCGGGGCCCATTCCCTGTTTCAGCTGCTGAACCGCAGCACCTCGCGCCTGGGGCAAGACTGGCTGGCCGGCTGGCTGCTGGCCCCGGCCGCGCCGCCAGTGGTGCGGGAGCGGCAGCAGGCCGCCGCCGAGCTGGCCCCCGATGTGGCCTGGCAGCAGGAGTGGCAGGCCCGCGCCCGGCACTTTCCGCGCCAGGAGGCCGACCCGCGCCGCTTTGCCGCCTGGCTGGCCCAGCCCGACGTGTTTGCTACTCGGCCCTGGCTGCTGCCGGTGCTGGTGGCCCTGCCCGTGGCGGCGGTGGCCGGTGTGGTGGCCTTGCTTACCGGGTACGGCGCCGTTCTATTGGGAGTGGCGGTGCTGGGCACGAGTTTGCTCAACCTCCAGCTAGGCACTATCCGCGCCGAGTATTACGAGCAGGCCACGGCTATGCGCGACGCCTTGCGGGCCGCGCACAGCCAGCTGACGTTGTTTGAAGCCGGACAGTGGCAGAGCGCCGGTCTGCGCCGCCTGCACCGGGCCGTGCACCCGGCCGCCGGGCCGGCGTCGCGGCTGCTGGAACAGCTGTCGGGGGTGGCGGGGTGGTTTTCGCTGCGCCAGAATCCGGCCGTGGCCGGCGTGCTCAATGCCCTGCTGCTCTGGGATGCCTGGGGCGTGTGGCAGCTGGAACGCTGGAAGCGCCGCCTGAGCGGGCAGCTGACGCCCCTGCTGGAGGCCGCCGCCGAGCTGGACGCCCTGGTGAGCCTGGCCGCCTTCCGGGCCGCCAACCCCGCCTTCGCCGCGCCCGACCTGACGCTGGCCCCGCTGTCCGTCACAGCCGAAGCCGTGGTGCATCCGCTCATTTTTGGGGCGGAGCCGGTGGCCAACGACTTTCATACGGCTGGCGCGGGCCAGACCGTGGTGGTGACGGGCTCCAACATGGCCGGCAAAAGCACGTTTCTGCGGACGGTGGGCCTGAACCTGGTGCTGGCCCAGGCCGGAGCCGTGGTGGCGGCCCGCACCTTCGGCTGCGGCCCGGCCCAGGTATTCACCGCCATGCGCACCCACGACAATCTGGCCGAAAGCACCTCCTCGTTCTACGCCGAGCTGAAGCGCCTCCGGCTCCTGCTCGACCTCACGCAAAACAAAGCCAGCAGCGAGGCCGAAGGAGAAAACCACCAACCCGCGCCCCCCGGCCACCCAAGCCCGAACCACGAGAAACCAACTGCGGAAAACGACAGCCTCCCCGTTTTCTACCTGCTTGACGAAATCCTCAAGGGCACCAACTCCCAGGACCGGCACCGCGGGGCCCGCGCCCTGGTGCATCAGCTGCACCGCCGCCCGGCCAGCGGCCTGCTCAGCACCCACGACCTGGAGCTGGCCGCCCTGGAGCAGGAGCTGCCCGGCGCCGTGCGCAACGTCTCCTTCAACTCCTTCCTCAACCCCACCGACGGCACCCTGCACTTCGACTACCGCCTCACACCCGGCGTGTGCCGCTCCTTCAACGCCAGCCAGCTCATGCGCCTGATGGGAATAGCCGTGGACGAAGAGCCGAGCGGCAACGCATAGCGGTAGCCGCAGGTTATGCCGTAAGCACACAGCCAGGTGGGAGTCGAAAGCCAGGCAAGCTCAAGCTGCGGCCTGGCTTCTTGCTCCATCCTCCTTTCGCTATTCATTCTTTTTTAGCCTTTCCGTGTACGTTCGTAAACACCTGCGCTGGCCCCTGATCTGGAAGCTGAGCTGGCGGCCAATAGTTGGGAGTGCGCTGTACAGCTTGCTAGTCTGCCTGGTGTACGGGCCCCTGGACTTCCATTCGGTGGCTATTCCGTGGCAGCCGGTGGCCACGCTGGGCACGGCGGTGGCCTTTTACATTGGCTTCAAGAACAACGGCTCCTACGACCGGTTCTGGGAGGCGCGGCAGCTGTGGGGCGGCATCGTGAACAGCAGCCGCACCTGGGCCGTGCAGGCCCTGGAGTTTGTTACCTCCCTGGTCGATGCGCCCGGCATACAGGCTCCCGCCGCCTCGGCCGAGGAACTGTCGCAGCGCCACCGCAGCCTGGTGTACCGGCAGATAGCCTGGTGCAATGCCCTGCGCATCCTACTGCGCCGCCAGCCCGAGCGCTGGGACACGGCCGTAGCCCCGTTTCTGGCCCCCGAGGAGTCGGAGCGGCTGCGGCACATGCAGAACCCGCCGGCCCACCTGCTGCGCCAGCAGGCCGCCGACCTGCGCGTGCTGCGCGAAGAGCGCGGCCTGCTCAACGACTTTCAGCACGTGCGCATGGTCGAAGTCATTGAGACGCTCTACAACCTGCAAGGCGGCTGTGAGCGAATCAAAAACACGCCGTTTCCGCGCCAGTATGCGTTTTTCAGTCTGGTGTTTGTGTACCTGTTTACGGCCCTCATGCCCCTGGGCCTGGTCATGGAATTTGCCAAGATGGGCCCCGACCACATCTGGCTGACGGTGCCGTTTTCGGTGCTGGTGTCGTGGGTGTTTGCCACCATTGAGATTGTGGGTCAGAGCAGCGAAAACCCCTTCGAGAATACCATGAACGACGTGCCGATGACGGCCATCTGCCGCTCCATCGAAATCGACCTGCGCCAGATGCTCGGCGAAGCCGAAGTGCCCGAACGCCTGGAGCCCATAGAGGATATTCTGTACTAACCAACCCAAGCCCTGGGCTAGTGGAGTAAGTAGAAAGGTAGTCACCAGAGCCCGTCTGCGCCTTGCAAACAGCAGGGCAGAAACCCCGGCAGATGCCCAGCAGATGCATTGCGCGCTGGGCATCTGCCGGCCCTTGTGCACGTGCGGGTGCGGCAGACCTACTGCTCAGCTTGTATCTCCAATTTGCCGTAGCTGGTCTGGGATTTCTCCGATATACTGGAGAGCGAAGAGCGGGCAGGACAACCCGCCGCGCAGCAGGGTAAAACTATTTTAAACGGCACAGCGGGGCCTGTAGCTTGTTGGCTGGCCTGGGGCGGAAGCCGGACCCAAGGACGGCACAGGGATTGGAGGTAGCGCCTGGGGCCGCTACTGGTACCGCTCATCTTCTTTCCCTTTCTCACCCTATGAAAACAACTCTTACTGGCTTCTCCCGCCGCCGCCACCTGGCCGGCCGTCCCGCCGCTCCGCTCCGCACACCTCCGCCCCGTTCGTGGTGGGGCTGGCTGGGGTTGCTGCTGGCCCTGGTGCTGCCCACGGTAGCATCGGCGCAGTACGTGAGTGTCAGCGGCACGGAGTTTCGGGCCAATGGCTCCCGCATCTGGTTTAACGGGGCCAACACGCCCTGGCACAACTGGAACGACTTCGGGGGCGACTTCAACCAGGCCTGGTGGAGCACCCACTTCCAGACGCTAAAGGACAACGGCATCAACAGCACCCGCGTCTGGATAACCTGCAATGGCGAAGTGGGCGTCAATATCGGCGCCGATGGCACTGTGACCGGGGCCACGCAGGCCCACTGGAACCACCTGGACCAGCTGTTTCAGATTGCCCGCGACAAGCAGATTTACGTGCTGGCTACGCTTATTTCCTTCGACCACGGCCAGGACTACCACCCCAACCACCTGAGCTGGCGCAACATGCTGAACAGCGCGGCAGCTACGAAGTCGTACGTCGACAACTACGTGACGCCCTTCGTGAACCGCTACAAAAGCAACCCCTACGTGTTTGCCGTCGACATCTGTAACGAGATAGAATGGTACAACGAGCAGGCCGACTGCGGCAATATTGCCTGGGCCAACCTGCAACGCTTTGTGGCCCAGTGCGCGGCGGCCATTCACCGCAACAGCACCATGCTGGTAACCGTGGGCACGGGGCCGTTTGTGAAGTACACCTCTTCCATGGCCGGCCACAAGTTCACCGACGCGGCCTTGCAAGCCCAGAACAACGATTTCAACGCGTACCTCGACTTCTACTCGCCCCACTATTTCGACTGGATGTACGATGACCTGAGCCAGGCCAACCCCTACACCAAAAGCCCCGCCGACTTCGGCATGACCGATAAACCCTGCCTGGTGGGCGAAACCCCGGCCAAAGGCACCACCAAGCCCACCCAGACCCTGACCCAGAACTACGAGAATGCCTTTCAGCGGCAGTGGCAGGGCGTGATGGCCTGGACCTCGAACGGCGTGGACACCAACGGCGACATTACCCAGCTGGGCGTGGCCACCAAAGCCTTCCGCGACAACCACAACGCCCTGGTGTACCCGCCGGCGCTGCGGCCCGCCGACAACCCCGCCGGGGCCGTGGCTGGGCTGGCCTACCAGTATTACGAAGGCACCTGGAGCCGCCTGCCCAACTTCGCGACGCTGACCGCCACGAAAGTAGGTACGACCACCAACGTGTCGGCCACCACCAACCGCAACCGCGCCGATAACTACGCCTTCCGCTACACGGGCTACGTGCAGGTGCCCACCGACGGGCAGTACACCTTCTACACTACCTCCGACGACGGCTCCCGCCTGCTTATCGGCGACCAGGTGGTGGTGCAGAACGACGGCCCGCACGGCCCGCAGGAGCGCAGCGGCACCATCGGGCTGAAAGCCGGCCGGCACCCGATTACGGTGTTGTATTTTGAAGGTACCGGGGGCGAAACCCTGAGCTTGAGCTACGCCGGGCCGGGCATCAGCAAAACCAGCGTGCCGGCCTCGTCCCTGTCGCGCACCGAAGGCAACACGGCCCTGAGCATCTACGCCGATGCCCTGGCCGCCGACTGGGCCGACTGGTCGTGGAGCACCACCACCAACCTTGCCAACGCCACGCCCGTGCGGGTGGGCAGCCGCTCGGCCAGCGCCACCTACACTAGCGGCTTCGGCGGCTTTGCCCTGCGCAAAGGCACGGCCATCAGCACCAGCGGGTACACGGCCCTCAAGTTTTGGGT
This region of Hymenobacter sp. YIM 151500-1 genomic DNA includes:
- a CDS encoding PA14 domain-containing protein, whose product is MKTTLTGFSRRRHLAGRPAAPLRTPPPRSWWGWLGLLLALVLPTVASAQYVSVSGTEFRANGSRIWFNGANTPWHNWNDFGGDFNQAWWSTHFQTLKDNGINSTRVWITCNGEVGVNIGADGTVTGATQAHWNHLDQLFQIARDKQIYVLATLISFDHGQDYHPNHLSWRNMLNSAAATKSYVDNYVTPFVNRYKSNPYVFAVDICNEIEWYNEQADCGNIAWANLQRFVAQCAAAIHRNSTMLVTVGTGPFVKYTSSMAGHKFTDAALQAQNNDFNAYLDFYSPHYFDWMYDDLSQANPYTKSPADFGMTDKPCLVGETPAKGTTKPTQTLTQNYENAFQRQWQGVMAWTSNGVDTNGDITQLGVATKAFRDNHNALVYPPALRPADNPAGAVAGLAYQYYEGTWSRLPNFATLTATKVGTTTNVSATTNRNRADNYAFRYTGYVQVPTDGQYTFYTTSDDGSRLLIGDQVVVQNDGPHGPQERSGTIGLKAGRHPITVLYFEGTGGETLSLSYAGPGISKTSVPASSLSRTEGNTALSIYADALAADWADWSWSTTTNLANATPVRVGSRSASATYTSGFGGFALRKGTAISTSGYTALKFWVHGGTGSNKNIKLYTQNADNGGESTITYFTATAGAWNEITISLSALGNPGSIKRLTFQENGGAAQPAIYFDDIRLVSGTTAARGIAGTEPAEAPAFAVAAFPNPFSDRLSVHVSAAAPEAVEVRIFNQLGQEVFRQSALPLNRLVTLRPALPDGLYLVRILSEQHSQEFKLVRHR